Proteins encoded in a region of the Streptomyces sp. NBC_00310 genome:
- a CDS encoding alkaline phosphatase PhoX has product MSLTRRDFARRSAVTGAGVALAGSVGALATAPNALASTDTDTRTGNATDDDNATDNGTERGADRHGGVGYGPLVPDPQGILALPAGFTYRIITYSGKTKLESGEFTPGKHDGTAAFSGPRGTTLLVNNHELKGPRANWEFPVPLTEGLVYDPAAAGGCTVVEVRPDGRVAEWVGIAGTSTNCAGGSTPWGTWLTCEENSDRAGVNGMTKDHGYVFEVDPCDRRANRAPKPLKFFGRYDHEAVVIDPRRGHAYLTEDAAGPNGLFYRWTPPKGFAYGSGKFRTLADDAGVLQAPRCYDSGGRFVDDLSRATKIGTVFGVDWIDVPDRDAGTVAVRKQFADTEITRARKLEGMWWGDGGAYIVSSYARTESPGAAHDGQVWFYDPKRRTLTLKVLLGVNPDPSVDGALDGPDNITVSPYGGIVLAEDGEGVSHLFGATDTGRTYPIARNDLNIGTEEEPEYSEFAGVTFSPDGKTLYANIQTPGILLAITGPWKRHKR; this is encoded by the coding sequence ATGTCGCTCACCCGCAGGGACTTCGCCAGACGATCCGCGGTCACCGGAGCCGGTGTCGCGCTGGCCGGCAGCGTAGGCGCCCTCGCCACCGCGCCGAACGCCCTCGCGTCGACGGACACGGACACCCGGACCGGCAACGCGACCGACGACGACAACGCGACCGACAACGGCACCGAGCGCGGGGCGGACCGTCACGGTGGAGTCGGATACGGCCCCCTCGTGCCCGACCCCCAGGGCATCCTGGCGCTGCCCGCCGGGTTCACGTACCGGATCATCACGTACAGCGGGAAGACCAAGCTGGAGTCGGGCGAGTTCACGCCGGGCAAGCACGACGGCACCGCCGCCTTCTCCGGCCCTCGCGGCACCACCCTCCTCGTCAACAACCACGAGCTGAAGGGACCCCGGGCCAACTGGGAGTTCCCGGTGCCGCTCACCGAGGGACTCGTCTACGACCCGGCGGCGGCCGGCGGCTGCACGGTGGTGGAGGTGCGGCCCGACGGGCGCGTCGCCGAGTGGGTCGGGATCGCGGGCACATCCACCAACTGCGCGGGCGGCAGCACCCCTTGGGGCACCTGGCTCACCTGTGAGGAGAACTCCGACCGGGCCGGCGTCAACGGCATGACCAAGGACCACGGCTACGTCTTCGAGGTCGACCCCTGCGACCGCCGCGCCAACCGCGCCCCGAAGCCGTTGAAGTTCTTCGGCCGCTACGACCACGAGGCCGTCGTCATCGACCCCAGGCGAGGCCACGCCTACCTCACCGAGGACGCCGCCGGCCCCAATGGCTTGTTCTACCGCTGGACCCCGCCCAAGGGATTCGCCTACGGGTCGGGGAAGTTCCGCACCCTCGCCGACGACGCCGGCGTCCTCCAGGCGCCCCGCTGCTACGACTCCGGCGGCCGGTTCGTCGACGACCTGTCCCGCGCCACGAAGATCGGCACGGTGTTCGGGGTCGACTGGATCGACGTCCCCGACCGTGACGCCGGGACCGTCGCCGTGCGCAAGCAGTTCGCCGACACCGAGATCACCCGCGCCCGCAAGCTGGAGGGCATGTGGTGGGGCGACGGCGGCGCGTACATCGTCTCCTCGTACGCCCGCACGGAGAGCCCCGGCGCCGCGCACGACGGCCAGGTCTGGTTCTACGACCCCAAGCGCCGCACCCTCACCCTGAAGGTGCTGCTCGGCGTCAACCCGGACCCGTCCGTCGACGGCGCCCTCGACGGCCCCGACAACATCACCGTCTCCCCCTACGGAGGCATCGTCCTCGCCGAGGACGGCGAGGGCGTCTCGCACCTCTTCGGCGCGACCGACACCGGCCGTACGTACCCGATCGCCCGCAACGACCTCAACATCGGCACCGAGGAGGAGCCGGAGTACAGCGAGTTCGCCGGCGTCACCTTCTCACCCGACGGAAAGACCCTGTACGCCAACATCCAGACCCCGGGAATCCTGCTCGCGATCACCGGCCCGTGGAAGCGGCACAAGCGGTGA